One Capricornis sumatraensis isolate serow.1 chromosome 8, serow.2, whole genome shotgun sequence genomic region harbors:
- the GPR137 gene encoding integral membrane protein GPR137 isoform X1: MESNLSGLVPAAGLVPALPPAVTLGLTAAYTTLYALLFFSVYAQLWLVLLYGHKRLSYQTVFLALCLLWAALRTTLFSFYFRDTPRANHLGPLPFWLLYCCPVCLQFFTLTLMNLYFAQVVFKAKAKRRPEMSRGLLAVRGAFVGASLLFLLVNVLCAVLSRRRRAQPWALLLVRVLVSDSLFVICALSLAACLCLVARRAPSTSIYLEAKGTSVCQAAAMGGAMVLLYASRACYNLAALALAPRSRLDAFDYDWYNVSDQADLVNDLGNKGYLVFGLILFVWELLPTTLLVGFFRVHRPPQDLSTSRILNGQVFGSRSYFFDRAHCEDEGCSWEHSRGESTRFWDQAATTTVSTPLHRRDLPAEHPDPSPSHPRPLCQVHLLLLAQGPGGYGCLFPRPAPCYS; this comes from the exons ATGGAGAGTAACCTGTCTGGCTTGGTGCCTGCTGCTGGGCTGGTACCTGCGCTGCCGCCCGCCGTGACCCTGGGGCTGACTGCGGCCTACACCACCCTGTATGCCCTGCTCTTCTTCTCCGTCTATGCCCAGCTCTGGCTGGTGCTCCTGTATGGGCACAAGCGTCTCAGCTATCAGACGGTGTTCCTGGCGCTCTGTCTGCTCTGGGCTGCCCTGCgtaccaccctcttctccttctacttTCGAGACACACCCCGAGCCAACCACCTGGGGCCCCTGCCCTTCTGGCTTCTCTACTGCTGTCCTGTCTGCCTGCAGTTCTTCACACTGACGCTCATGAACCTCTACTTTGCTCAG GTGGTGTTCAAAGCCAAGGCAAAGCGTCGGCCAGAGATGAGCCGAGGCTT GCTGGCTGTCCGAGGGGCCTTCGTGGGGGCCTCGCTGCTCTTTCTGCTGGTGAATGTGCTGTGCGCAGTGCTGTCCCGCCGGCGCCGGGCACAGCCCTGGGCCCTCCTGCTGGTGCGTGTCCTGGTGAGCGACTCCCTGTTTGTTATCTGCGCACTCTCTCTTGCCGCCTGCCTCTGCCTTGTGGCCCGGCGGGCCCCCTCCACCAGCATCTACCTGGAGGCCAAG GGGACCAGTGTGTGCCAGGCAGCTGCAATGGGTGGCGCCATGGTCCTGCTCTATGCCAGCCGGGCCTGCTACAACCTGGCGGCCCTGGCCTTGGCCCCTCGGAGCCGGCTGGATGCTTTCGATTACGACTGGTACAACGTCTCTGATCAG GCGGACCTGGTGAACGACCTGGGGAACAAAGGCTACCTGGTGTTTGGCCTCATCCTCTTCGTGTGGGAGCTGCTGCCCACCACCCTGCTGGTGGGCTTCTTCCGGGTGCATCGGCCCCCACAGGACCTG AGCACCAGCCGCATCCTCAACGGGCAGGTCTTTGGCTCCCGTTCCTACTTCTTCGACCGGGCACACTGCGAGGATGAGGGCTGCTCTTGGGAACACAGCCGGGGCGAGAGCACCAG GTTCTGGGACCAGGCGGCCACCACCACAGTCTCTACTCCACTCCACAGACGTGATCTCCCCGCAGAACAC
- the GPR137 gene encoding integral membrane protein GPR137 isoform X4 produces MESNLSGLVPAAGLVPALPPAVTLGLTAAYTTLYALLFFSVYAQLWLVLLYGHKRLSYQTVFLALCLLWAALRTTLFSFYFRDTPRANHLGPLPFWLLYCCPVCLQFFTLTLMNLYFAQVVFKAKAKRRPEMSRGLLAVRGAFVGASLLFLLVNVLCAVLSRRRRAQPWALLLVRVLVSDSLFVICALSLAACLCLVARRAPSTSIYLEAKADLVNDLGNKGYLVFGLILFVWELLPTTLLVGFFRVHRPPQDLSTSRILNGQVFGSRSYFFDRAHCEDEGCSWEHSRGESTSMSGSLGSSSWYGTIGREPGWYGGSQTRTTPLLFSQVLGPGGHHHSLYSTPQT; encoded by the exons ATGGAGAGTAACCTGTCTGGCTTGGTGCCTGCTGCTGGGCTGGTACCTGCGCTGCCGCCCGCCGTGACCCTGGGGCTGACTGCGGCCTACACCACCCTGTATGCCCTGCTCTTCTTCTCCGTCTATGCCCAGCTCTGGCTGGTGCTCCTGTATGGGCACAAGCGTCTCAGCTATCAGACGGTGTTCCTGGCGCTCTGTCTGCTCTGGGCTGCCCTGCgtaccaccctcttctccttctacttTCGAGACACACCCCGAGCCAACCACCTGGGGCCCCTGCCCTTCTGGCTTCTCTACTGCTGTCCTGTCTGCCTGCAGTTCTTCACACTGACGCTCATGAACCTCTACTTTGCTCAG GTGGTGTTCAAAGCCAAGGCAAAGCGTCGGCCAGAGATGAGCCGAGGCTT GCTGGCTGTCCGAGGGGCCTTCGTGGGGGCCTCGCTGCTCTTTCTGCTGGTGAATGTGCTGTGCGCAGTGCTGTCCCGCCGGCGCCGGGCACAGCCCTGGGCCCTCCTGCTGGTGCGTGTCCTGGTGAGCGACTCCCTGTTTGTTATCTGCGCACTCTCTCTTGCCGCCTGCCTCTGCCTTGTGGCCCGGCGGGCCCCCTCCACCAGCATCTACCTGGAGGCCAAG GCGGACCTGGTGAACGACCTGGGGAACAAAGGCTACCTGGTGTTTGGCCTCATCCTCTTCGTGTGGGAGCTGCTGCCCACCACCCTGCTGGTGGGCTTCTTCCGGGTGCATCGGCCCCCACAGGACCTG AGCACCAGCCGCATCCTCAACGGGCAGGTCTTTGGCTCCCGTTCCTACTTCTTCGACCGGGCACACTGCGAGGATGAGGGCTGCTCTTGGGAACACAGCCGGGGCGAGAGCACCAG CATGTCAGGGAGCCTAGGCTCCAGTAGCTGGTATGGTACCATCGGGCGGGAACCAGGCTGGTATGGAGGCAGCCAGACTCGGACCACGCCCCTGCTCTTCTCCCAGGTTCTGGGACCAGGCGGCCACCACCACAGTCTCTACTCCACTCCACAGACGTGA
- the GPR137 gene encoding integral membrane protein GPR137 isoform X2, which translates to MESNLSGLVPAAGLVPALPPAVTLGLTAAYTTLYALLFFSVYAQLWLVLLYGHKRLSYQTVFLALCLLWAALRTTLFSFYFRDTPRANHLGPLPFWLLYCCPVCLQFFTLTLMNLYFAQVVFKAKAKRRPEMSRGLLAVRGAFVGASLLFLLVNVLCAVLSRRRRAQPWALLLVRVLVSDSLFVICALSLAACLCLVARRAPSTSIYLEAKGTSVCQAAAMGGAMVLLYASRACYNLAALALAPRSRLDAFDYDWYNVSDQADLVNDLGNKGYLVFGLILFVWELLPTTLLVGFFRVHRPPQDLSTSRILNGQVFGSRSYFFDRAHCEDEGCSWEHSRGESTSMSGSLGSSSWYGTIGREPGWYGGSQTRTTPLLFSQVLGPGGHHHSLYSTPQT; encoded by the exons ATGGAGAGTAACCTGTCTGGCTTGGTGCCTGCTGCTGGGCTGGTACCTGCGCTGCCGCCCGCCGTGACCCTGGGGCTGACTGCGGCCTACACCACCCTGTATGCCCTGCTCTTCTTCTCCGTCTATGCCCAGCTCTGGCTGGTGCTCCTGTATGGGCACAAGCGTCTCAGCTATCAGACGGTGTTCCTGGCGCTCTGTCTGCTCTGGGCTGCCCTGCgtaccaccctcttctccttctacttTCGAGACACACCCCGAGCCAACCACCTGGGGCCCCTGCCCTTCTGGCTTCTCTACTGCTGTCCTGTCTGCCTGCAGTTCTTCACACTGACGCTCATGAACCTCTACTTTGCTCAG GTGGTGTTCAAAGCCAAGGCAAAGCGTCGGCCAGAGATGAGCCGAGGCTT GCTGGCTGTCCGAGGGGCCTTCGTGGGGGCCTCGCTGCTCTTTCTGCTGGTGAATGTGCTGTGCGCAGTGCTGTCCCGCCGGCGCCGGGCACAGCCCTGGGCCCTCCTGCTGGTGCGTGTCCTGGTGAGCGACTCCCTGTTTGTTATCTGCGCACTCTCTCTTGCCGCCTGCCTCTGCCTTGTGGCCCGGCGGGCCCCCTCCACCAGCATCTACCTGGAGGCCAAG GGGACCAGTGTGTGCCAGGCAGCTGCAATGGGTGGCGCCATGGTCCTGCTCTATGCCAGCCGGGCCTGCTACAACCTGGCGGCCCTGGCCTTGGCCCCTCGGAGCCGGCTGGATGCTTTCGATTACGACTGGTACAACGTCTCTGATCAG GCGGACCTGGTGAACGACCTGGGGAACAAAGGCTACCTGGTGTTTGGCCTCATCCTCTTCGTGTGGGAGCTGCTGCCCACCACCCTGCTGGTGGGCTTCTTCCGGGTGCATCGGCCCCCACAGGACCTG AGCACCAGCCGCATCCTCAACGGGCAGGTCTTTGGCTCCCGTTCCTACTTCTTCGACCGGGCACACTGCGAGGATGAGGGCTGCTCTTGGGAACACAGCCGGGGCGAGAGCACCAG CATGTCAGGGAGCCTAGGCTCCAGTAGCTGGTATGGTACCATCGGGCGGGAACCAGGCTGGTATGGAGGCAGCCAGACTCGGACCACGCCCCTGCTCTTCTCCCAGGTTCTGGGACCAGGCGGCCACCACCACAGTCTCTACTCCACTCCACAGACGTGA
- the GPR137 gene encoding integral membrane protein GPR137 isoform X5 produces the protein MESNLSGLVPAAGLVPALPPAVTLGLTAAYTTLYALLFFSVYAQLWLVLLYGHKRLSYQTVFLALCLLWAALRTTLFSFYFRDTPRANHLGPLPFWLLYCCPVCLQFFTLTLMNLYFAQVVFKAKAKRRPEMSRGLLAVRGAFVGASLLFLLVNVLCAVLSRRRRAQPWALLLVRVLVSDSLFVICALSLAACLCLVARRAPSTSIYLEAKGTSVCQAAAMGGAMVLLYASRACYNLAALALAPRSRLDAFDYDWYNVSDQADLVNDLGNKGYLVFGLILFVWELLPTTLLVGFFRVHRPPQDLHVREPRLQ, from the exons ATGGAGAGTAACCTGTCTGGCTTGGTGCCTGCTGCTGGGCTGGTACCTGCGCTGCCGCCCGCCGTGACCCTGGGGCTGACTGCGGCCTACACCACCCTGTATGCCCTGCTCTTCTTCTCCGTCTATGCCCAGCTCTGGCTGGTGCTCCTGTATGGGCACAAGCGTCTCAGCTATCAGACGGTGTTCCTGGCGCTCTGTCTGCTCTGGGCTGCCCTGCgtaccaccctcttctccttctacttTCGAGACACACCCCGAGCCAACCACCTGGGGCCCCTGCCCTTCTGGCTTCTCTACTGCTGTCCTGTCTGCCTGCAGTTCTTCACACTGACGCTCATGAACCTCTACTTTGCTCAG GTGGTGTTCAAAGCCAAGGCAAAGCGTCGGCCAGAGATGAGCCGAGGCTT GCTGGCTGTCCGAGGGGCCTTCGTGGGGGCCTCGCTGCTCTTTCTGCTGGTGAATGTGCTGTGCGCAGTGCTGTCCCGCCGGCGCCGGGCACAGCCCTGGGCCCTCCTGCTGGTGCGTGTCCTGGTGAGCGACTCCCTGTTTGTTATCTGCGCACTCTCTCTTGCCGCCTGCCTCTGCCTTGTGGCCCGGCGGGCCCCCTCCACCAGCATCTACCTGGAGGCCAAG GGGACCAGTGTGTGCCAGGCAGCTGCAATGGGTGGCGCCATGGTCCTGCTCTATGCCAGCCGGGCCTGCTACAACCTGGCGGCCCTGGCCTTGGCCCCTCGGAGCCGGCTGGATGCTTTCGATTACGACTGGTACAACGTCTCTGATCAG GCGGACCTGGTGAACGACCTGGGGAACAAAGGCTACCTGGTGTTTGGCCTCATCCTCTTCGTGTGGGAGCTGCTGCCCACCACCCTGCTGGTGGGCTTCTTCCGGGTGCATCGGCCCCCACAGGACCTG CATGTCAGGGAGCCTAGGCTCCAGTAG